A genomic segment from Bradyrhizobium sp. ISRA430 encodes:
- a CDS encoding beta-ketoacyl-ACP synthase: protein MTAARDKFGRPVVVVTGMGIMTSLGTGKADNWSKLVAGESGIRTITRFPIDGLRTTMAGTVDFVSVEPFSSTALSERMAEIVTEEALEQAGIGAKGDFPGPLFLAVAPVEVEWPQRSELGRAVGKPDINYDDLLRISGGGKYSAYHHRFMFGSVAAHLAETFGTKGSPISLSTACASGATSIQLGVEAIRRGETDAALCVATDGTVNPEALVRFSLLSALSTQNDPPQAASRPFSKNRDGFVMAEGAGALVLESYEAATARGAKILGVLAGCGELTDSFHRTRSSPDGKPIIGCMKKTLADAGMEPDRIDHINAHGTSTPENDKMEYNTTSAVFGELLQKIPVTSNKSMVGHTISAAGAVEAIFSLLTLEHQRIPPTINYETPDPTILFDVVGNKARDARVTAVMSNSFGFGGQNASLILTREPA from the coding sequence ATGACTGCAGCACGCGACAAATTCGGACGTCCCGTCGTCGTCGTCACCGGCATGGGCATCATGACCTCGCTCGGCACCGGCAAGGCCGACAACTGGTCAAAACTCGTCGCGGGCGAATCCGGCATCCGCACCATCACGCGCTTTCCGATCGACGGCCTGAGGACGACGATGGCCGGCACGGTCGATTTCGTCAGCGTCGAACCGTTCTCCTCCACCGCCCTCTCCGAGCGGATGGCGGAGATCGTCACGGAGGAAGCGCTTGAGCAGGCCGGGATCGGCGCCAAGGGCGATTTCCCGGGTCCGCTGTTCCTGGCGGTCGCACCTGTCGAGGTCGAGTGGCCGCAGCGCAGCGAGCTCGGCCGCGCCGTCGGCAAGCCCGATATCAACTACGACGATCTCCTGCGCATCTCCGGCGGCGGCAAGTACAGCGCCTATCATCATCGCTTCATGTTCGGCTCGGTTGCCGCCCACCTCGCCGAGACCTTCGGCACCAAAGGTTCGCCGATCTCGCTGTCGACCGCCTGCGCCTCGGGTGCGACCTCGATCCAGCTCGGCGTCGAGGCGATCCGCCGCGGCGAGACCGATGCCGCGCTGTGCGTTGCGACCGACGGCACCGTGAATCCGGAAGCCCTGGTGCGCTTCTCGCTGCTCTCGGCGCTGTCGACCCAGAACGATCCGCCGCAGGCGGCTTCCCGCCCCTTCTCCAAGAATCGTGACGGCTTCGTCATGGCCGAGGGCGCCGGCGCGCTGGTGCTCGAAAGCTATGAGGCGGCGACTGCGCGCGGCGCCAAGATCCTGGGCGTGCTCGCCGGCTGCGGCGAGCTCACCGATTCCTTCCACCGCACCCGCTCCTCGCCGGACGGCAAGCCGATCATCGGCTGCATGAAGAAGACGCTGGCCGATGCCGGCATGGAGCCGGACCGGATCGACCACATCAACGCCCACGGCACCTCGACGCCCGAAAACGACAAGATGGAGTACAATACGACATCGGCCGTGTTCGGCGAGCTCCTGCAGAAGATCCCGGTCACCTCGAACAAGTCGATGGTCGGCCACACCATCTCGGCGGCCGGTGCGGTCGAGGCGATCTTCTCGCTGCTCACCCTCGAGCATCAACGGATTCCGCCGACGATCAACTACGAGACCCCGGATCCCACGATCCTGTTCGACGTCGTCGGCAACAAGGCGCGCGACGCCCGCGTCACTGCCGTGATGTCGAACTCGTTCGGCTTCGGCGGCCAGAACGCCTCGCTGATCCTCACCCGCGAACCGGCCTGA
- a CDS encoding catechol 2,3-dioxygenase has protein sequence MQPEPIFDLAHLGHMELLTPKPDESLKFFVDVMGMTVSGQKGESVYLRGWDDYERYSLKLTASKTSGMGHMALRARSQQALERRVAALKGSGFDIGWIDGDMGQGPTFRCRDPDGHIVELYYETEWYQAPPELQPALKNQAQRFPARGVNVRRLDHLNCLAVDIKANREFFENYLGCRLTEQIVLNDGREAAMWLTMSNKSYDFAYSLDHSGVPGRFHHVTYALDSREEILRAADIFLENGVYIETGPHKHAIQQTFFLYVYEPGGNRVEVANAGARLILAPDWKPIVWTEEERKKGQAWGLKTIESFHTHGTPPVEVKKHA, from the coding sequence ATGCAGCCCGAACCGATTTTCGATCTCGCCCACCTCGGTCACATGGAACTCCTGACGCCGAAGCCGGACGAGAGCCTCAAATTCTTCGTCGACGTCATGGGCATGACCGTCAGCGGACAGAAGGGCGAGTCGGTCTACCTGCGCGGCTGGGACGATTATGAGCGATATTCGCTGAAGCTCACGGCGTCGAAGACCTCGGGCATGGGCCACATGGCGCTGCGCGCGCGCAGCCAGCAGGCGCTGGAGCGCCGCGTCGCCGCGCTCAAAGGTTCCGGCTTCGACATCGGCTGGATTGACGGCGACATGGGGCAGGGGCCGACATTCCGCTGCCGCGATCCCGACGGCCATATCGTCGAGCTCTATTACGAGACCGAATGGTATCAGGCGCCGCCCGAGTTGCAGCCGGCGCTAAAGAACCAGGCGCAACGTTTTCCCGCGCGCGGTGTCAACGTCCGCCGCCTGGACCATCTCAATTGTCTCGCCGTCGACATCAAGGCCAACCGCGAGTTCTTCGAGAATTACCTCGGATGCCGCCTCACCGAGCAGATCGTCCTCAACGACGGGCGTGAAGCTGCGATGTGGCTGACGATGTCGAACAAGAGCTACGACTTCGCCTATTCGCTCGACCATTCCGGCGTGCCCGGGCGCTTCCACCATGTCACCTACGCGCTCGACAGCCGCGAGGAAATCCTGCGCGCCGCCGACATCTTTCTCGAGAATGGCGTCTACATCGAGACCGGCCCGCACAAGCACGCAATCCAGCAGACCTTCTTCCTCTATGTCTACGAGCCCGGCGGCAACCGCGTCGAGGTCGCCAATGCCGGCGCGCGCCTGATCCTCGCGCCCGACTGGAAGCCGATCGTGTGGACCGAGGAGGAGCGCAAGAAGGGCCAGGCGTGGGGCCTGAAGACGATCGAATCCTTTCACACCCACGGCACGCCGCCGGTGGAGGTCAAGAAGCACGCCTAA
- a CDS encoding peroxidase-related enzyme (This protein belongs to a clade of uncharacterized proteins related to peroxidases such as the alkylhydroperoxidase AhpD.) — translation MTKPQRFPAPALDSLPEDIRTRLLAVQEKSGFVPNVFLTLAYRPDEFRAFFAYHDALMEKDSGLTKAEREMIVVATSAANQCQYCVIAHGAILRIRAKNPLIADQVAVNYRKADITPRQKAMLDFAMKVSADAQRISEDDFAALQAHGFRDDDIWDIAAVAAFFALSNRLANFTGMRPNEEFYLMGRLPKQ, via the coding sequence ATGACAAAGCCCCAACGCTTTCCCGCCCCCGCTCTCGACAGCCTGCCCGAGGACATCCGCACGCGTCTCCTCGCCGTGCAGGAGAAGAGTGGCTTCGTGCCGAACGTGTTCCTGACCCTGGCCTATCGCCCCGACGAGTTCCGTGCGTTCTTCGCCTATCACGACGCACTGATGGAAAAGGACTCGGGCCTCACCAAGGCCGAGCGCGAGATGATCGTGGTGGCGACGTCGGCGGCCAATCAGTGCCAGTATTGCGTGATCGCGCATGGGGCGATCCTGCGCATCCGCGCCAAGAACCCGCTGATCGCCGACCAGGTCGCGGTGAACTACCGCAAGGCGGACATCACGCCGCGGCAGAAGGCGATGCTCGACTTCGCGATGAAGGTTTCCGCCGACGCACAGCGGATCTCCGAGGACGATTTCGCCGCGCTTCAAGCCCACGGCTTCCGCGACGACGACATCTGGGACATCGCCGCGGTCGCCGCCTTCTTCGCGCTGTCGAACCGGCTGGCCAATTTCACCGGCATGCGGCCGAACGAGGAGTTCTACTTGATGGGACGCCTGCCCAAACAATGA
- a CDS encoding lipid A biosynthesis lauroyl acyltransferase, which yields MALLPASTKARAREAAKSLGGSLIGAATVGMLRTTRYFDPVKTSDFFARVTRLIGPRLREHRIGRANLTAAFPEKSPEEIEQILMGVWDNLGRVGAEFAHIDHVWDYDRDHPEKSRIELTPRSIELFDQIKDDGKPALIFAAHLANWELPALAAVAHGLDTAILYRRPNIASADRIIQQMRQVNMGTLIPAGRDAPLRLAQALKDGKHVAMLIDQYLTAGVEVTFFGRKTRANPMLARLLRQVECPIHGVRIIRLPGGRFRGELTEEIQPVRDADGKIDIQGTTQAITSVVEGWVREHPEQWLWLHRRWR from the coding sequence ATGGCACTGCTTCCTGCGAGCACGAAGGCCCGCGCGCGGGAGGCTGCCAAATCGCTGGGCGGGAGCCTGATTGGCGCTGCGACCGTCGGCATGCTGCGCACCACGCGCTATTTCGATCCGGTCAAGACATCGGATTTCTTCGCGCGCGTCACCCGCCTGATCGGCCCGCGCCTGCGCGAGCACCGCATCGGCCGCGCCAATCTCACCGCCGCCTTCCCGGAAAAGTCGCCGGAGGAGATCGAACAGATCCTGATGGGCGTCTGGGACAATCTCGGCCGCGTCGGTGCCGAATTCGCCCATATCGACCACGTCTGGGACTATGACCGCGACCATCCGGAGAAGAGCCGGATCGAGCTGACGCCGCGCAGCATCGAGCTGTTCGACCAGATCAAGGACGACGGCAAGCCGGCGCTGATCTTCGCCGCGCATCTTGCCAACTGGGAACTGCCGGCACTCGCCGCCGTCGCGCACGGGCTGGACACCGCGATCCTCTACCGCCGGCCGAACATCGCCTCCGCCGATCGCATCATCCAGCAGATGCGCCAGGTCAACATGGGCACCCTGATCCCTGCGGGGCGCGACGCGCCGCTCCGCCTTGCGCAGGCGCTGAAGGACGGCAAGCACGTCGCCATGCTGATCGACCAGTATCTGACCGCCGGCGTTGAGGTCACTTTCTTCGGCCGCAAGACCCGCGCCAATCCGATGCTGGCGCGGCTTTTGCGCCAGGTCGAATGCCCCATCCACGGCGTGCGCATCATCCGCCTTCCCGGTGGCCGCTTTCGCGGCGAGCTGACCGAAGAGATCCAGCCGGTGCGCGACGCCGACGGCAAGATCGACATCCAGGGCACGACGCAGGCGATCACGAGCGTGGTCGAAGGCTGGGTGCGCGAGCATCCGGAGCAGTGGCTGTGGCTGCACCGGAGATGGCGGTAG
- a CDS encoding polyamine ABC transporter substrate-binding protein, whose protein sequence is MTNVSRSGLCFGLAIAAALTLLSRPSVAEERVVNFYNWSNYMAPGVLEDFTKETGIKVVYDTFDANETLETRLMAGKSGYDVVVPTAYFLQRQIKANIFQKLDKSKLPNLANAWPFVTQHLATYDPGNVYAANYMWGTTGIGYNVAKVKAILGADAKIDSWDIVFKPENLAKFKDCGVHMLDSADDIFPAALNYLGLDPNSTKQPDLEKAADVVAKVRPSVRKFHSSEYLSALATGEICLVVGWSGDIMQARARATEAKSGIEIGYAIPKEGAQMFFDNLAIPADAKNVGEAYELINYLYRPDVAAKNSDFLSYASGNLASQKLVDPKILNDRNIYPDEATLAKLFVITAREPATQRIINRLWTKVKTGR, encoded by the coding sequence ATGACGAACGTCAGCCGCTCGGGGCTCTGCTTTGGTTTGGCCATCGCCGCAGCGCTGACGCTGCTCTCCCGGCCCTCGGTGGCCGAGGAGCGCGTCGTCAACTTCTACAACTGGTCCAACTACATGGCGCCGGGTGTCCTTGAAGACTTCACCAAAGAGACCGGCATCAAGGTGGTCTACGACACCTTCGACGCCAACGAGACGCTGGAGACGCGCCTGATGGCCGGCAAGTCCGGCTACGACGTCGTGGTGCCGACCGCCTATTTCCTGCAGCGCCAGATCAAGGCGAACATCTTCCAGAAGCTCGACAAGTCGAAGCTGCCGAACCTCGCCAACGCCTGGCCCTTCGTGACGCAGCACCTTGCGACCTACGATCCCGGCAACGTCTACGCTGCCAACTACATGTGGGGCACGACGGGCATCGGCTACAACGTCGCCAAGGTGAAGGCGATCTTGGGAGCGGACGCGAAGATCGATAGCTGGGACATCGTCTTCAAGCCGGAGAACCTCGCCAAGTTCAAAGACTGCGGCGTGCACATGCTCGACTCCGCCGACGACATCTTCCCGGCGGCGCTGAACTATCTCGGGCTCGATCCGAACTCGACCAAGCAGCCTGACCTCGAGAAGGCCGCGGACGTCGTAGCAAAGGTCCGCCCCTCCGTACGCAAGTTTCACTCGTCGGAATATCTGAGCGCGCTTGCGACCGGCGAGATCTGCCTGGTGGTCGGCTGGTCCGGCGACATCATGCAGGCGCGCGCCCGCGCCACTGAAGCCAAGAGCGGCATCGAAATCGGCTACGCCATCCCGAAGGAGGGCGCGCAGATGTTCTTCGACAATCTGGCGATCCCCGCGGATGCCAAGAACGTTGGGGAAGCCTACGAGCTGATCAACTATCTCTACCGCCCGGATGTCGCGGCGAAGAACTCGGACTTCCTGTCCTACGCGAGCGGCAACCTTGCCAGCCAGAAGCTGGTCGATCCGAAGATCCTGAACGACCGGAACATCTATCCGGACGAAGCGACGCTCGCAAAACTCTTCGTCATCACCGCCCGCGAACCCGCCACCCAGCGCATCATCAACCGGCTCTGGACCAAGGTGAAGACGGGAAGGTAG
- a CDS encoding 3-hydroxyacyl-ACP dehydratase FabZ family protein, with translation MQLEYFHMIDRIVDLNVDEKRIVVEAQVPNASTIFEGHFPGYPLMPGVLLIESMAQASGWLQLGVLKFERMPILAAVKEAKVRGSVFPGDLMSIEATLTHQGSGYAVTEAKIRVGGKLRANSTLTFTQIPFPNADMRGHMDAIAKRVGFPQQAVSP, from the coding sequence ATGCAACTCGAATACTTCCACATGATCGATCGCATCGTCGACCTCAACGTCGACGAGAAGCGAATCGTCGTCGAGGCCCAGGTTCCGAACGCGAGCACTATCTTCGAGGGGCACTTCCCGGGCTATCCGCTGATGCCCGGCGTGCTGCTGATCGAATCGATGGCGCAGGCCTCCGGCTGGCTGCAACTCGGCGTGCTGAAGTTCGAGCGCATGCCGATCCTCGCCGCCGTCAAGGAGGCCAAGGTCCGCGGCTCGGTCTTCCCCGGCGATCTCATGAGCATCGAGGCGACCCTCACCCATCAGGGCTCGGGCTATGCGGTGACCGAGGCCAAGATCCGGGTCGGCGGCAAGCTGCGCGCCAACTCGACACTCACCTTCACGCAGATCCCCTTCCCCAATGCGGATATGCGCGGACACATGGACGCGATCGCCAAGCGCGTCGGATTTCCGCAACAGGCCGTTTCGCCATGA
- a CDS encoding acyl carrier protein encodes MSSTFDQVATIIAETCDIPRDTITPDSHAIDDLGIDSLDFLDIAFAIDKQFGIKLPLEKWTQEVNDGKATTEQYFVLKNLCARIDELVAAKGASA; translated from the coding sequence ATGTCCTCCACATTCGATCAGGTCGCCACGATCATCGCTGAAACCTGCGACATCCCGCGCGACACGATCACGCCGGATAGCCATGCCATCGATGACCTTGGCATCGACAGTCTCGATTTCCTGGACATCGCGTTCGCGATCGACAAGCAGTTCGGCATCAAGCTGCCGCTGGAAAAGTGGACCCAGGAAGTCAACGACGGAAAAGCGACCACCGAGCAGTATTTCGTGCTGAAAAACCTGTGCGCGCGCATCGACGAGCTGGTTGCGGCCAAGGGGGCGAGCGCCTAA
- a CDS encoding beta-ketoacyl-ACP synthase, translated as MTENSATKPDQTEVWITGIGLATSLGEGLDANWAALGERRINVDETGFAPYIVHPLMPVSFDSQIPKKGDQRQMEAWQRIGTYAAGLALDSAGIKGNKDILAKIDMVIAAGGGERDLSVDSGVLTAEAKGANAPGFLNERLMSDLRPTLFLAQLSNLLAGNIAIVHGLGGTSRTFMGEEVAGADAARIALARIASGESDIALVGGSHNGERKDLLVLYEFGDFNLRDKFAPVWARKDHAGFALGSAGAFLVLESRAHAEARGAKPFAKLTSVVADLAKRKQSGDMAATLEKLWAKLPKREGKGAIITGATGAEPATSEERSFLQGHTDFPVRATGTMFGHTMETQFPLGIALAALSISRGALFPPNDSTGTEIDMQGAPTQIVVVGAGHWRGEGMALVEAVR; from the coding sequence ATGACCGAGAATTCCGCTACGAAGCCCGACCAGACGGAAGTCTGGATCACCGGCATTGGTCTTGCCACCTCGCTCGGCGAAGGGCTCGACGCCAACTGGGCCGCGCTCGGCGAGCGCCGCATCAACGTCGACGAGACGGGCTTTGCGCCTTACATCGTGCATCCGCTGATGCCGGTCAGCTTCGACAGCCAAATCCCCAAGAAGGGCGACCAGCGCCAGATGGAAGCCTGGCAGCGCATCGGCACCTATGCCGCGGGGCTGGCGCTCGATTCCGCCGGGATCAAGGGCAATAAAGACATTCTCGCCAAGATCGACATGGTGATCGCCGCCGGCGGCGGCGAGCGCGATCTCAGCGTCGATTCCGGCGTGCTTACGGCCGAAGCCAAGGGCGCCAATGCGCCCGGCTTCCTCAATGAGCGGCTGATGAGTGACCTCAGGCCGACGCTGTTCCTGGCCCAGCTCTCCAACCTGCTCGCCGGCAACATCGCCATCGTGCATGGTCTCGGCGGCACCTCGCGCACCTTCATGGGTGAAGAGGTGGCGGGCGCGGATGCCGCGCGCATCGCGTTGGCGCGGATCGCCTCGGGCGAGAGCGACATTGCCCTGGTCGGCGGTTCGCATAATGGCGAGCGCAAGGACCTGCTGGTCCTCTACGAATTCGGCGACTTCAACCTGAGGGACAAGTTCGCACCCGTCTGGGCGCGGAAGGATCACGCCGGCTTCGCGCTCGGCTCGGCCGGCGCATTCCTGGTGCTGGAGTCCAGGGCTCACGCCGAGGCGCGCGGCGCAAAGCCGTTCGCAAAGCTGACGAGCGTGGTCGCCGATCTCGCCAAGCGCAAGCAGTCGGGCGACATGGCGGCAACCCTCGAGAAGCTGTGGGCGAAGCTGCCCAAACGCGAGGGCAAGGGCGCGATCATCACCGGCGCCACCGGCGCGGAGCCGGCGACCTCCGAGGAGCGAAGCTTCCTGCAGGGCCATACCGATTTCCCAGTACGCGCGACCGGTACGATGTTCGGCCACACCATGGAAACGCAATTCCCGCTGGGGATTGCGCTCGCCGCACTCTCGATCTCGCGCGGCGCGCTGTTCCCGCCGAACGATTCCACCGGAACCGAGATTGACATGCAGGGGGCCCCCACCCAGATCGTGGTGGTGGGAGCCGGACACTGGCGCGGCGAAGGCATGGCGCTGGTGGAGGCGGTTCGCTAA
- a CDS encoding DUF87 domain-containing protein has product MTSFGRVISVRGSLARVGLLAEGRMPIAEVRATVGRFVSIRCGNSVIVAMITEVSCENLSSTDNYIAIASVDLLGEILNASDKPKFQRGVTNYPTIGDAVDLITSQELRTIYAPTGSDQINVGFLQQDRSVVAYVDVEEMLSKHFAVLGSTGVGKSTGVSLLLNEILKSRPNLRIFLLDVHNEYGRCFGDRALVLNPRNLKLPFWLFNFEEIVDVLFAGRPGVPEELDILAEVIPIAKGVYTQYQNTDRLGLKRIDPKQVGYTADTPVPYRLVDLISLIDERMGKLENRSSRIVYHKLISRIEAVRNDPRYAFMFDNANVGGDTMAEVISHLFRLPANGKPMTVMQLAGFPAEVIDSVVSVLCRMAFDFGLWSDGVSPLLFVCEEAHRYASADRNVGFGPTRKAVSRIAKEGRKYGVYLGLITQRPAELDATIISQCNTLFTMRLANDRDQALLRAAVSDAAANLLSFVPSLGTREVLAFGEGVALPTRLRFKEVPPHQLPRGEATISSVPSVTSGHDMHFVSAVLERWRGATSQRDVPNDPVFSAPPAKSFSSVDAPMLQPSMGLDPDRFSLLKKPLR; this is encoded by the coding sequence GTGACATCCTTTGGACGCGTGATTTCGGTTCGCGGATCGCTCGCCCGGGTCGGGCTATTGGCTGAAGGCCGGATGCCGATCGCGGAGGTGCGGGCGACGGTCGGCCGTTTCGTCAGCATCCGCTGCGGCAACTCGGTCATCGTTGCCATGATCACCGAGGTTTCCTGCGAAAACTTGTCGAGCACCGACAATTACATCGCGATCGCCTCGGTCGACCTTCTCGGCGAAATCCTCAACGCCAGCGACAAGCCGAAATTCCAGCGCGGCGTCACCAACTATCCGACCATCGGCGACGCCGTCGACCTGATCACCAGCCAGGAGCTGCGTACGATCTACGCGCCGACGGGATCGGACCAGATCAATGTCGGCTTCCTGCAGCAGGACCGCTCCGTCGTCGCCTATGTCGACGTCGAGGAGATGCTGTCCAAGCACTTCGCCGTGCTGGGATCGACCGGCGTCGGTAAATCGACCGGCGTGTCGCTCCTGCTGAACGAGATCCTGAAGTCGCGCCCGAACCTGCGCATCTTCCTGCTCGACGTGCACAACGAATATGGCCGCTGCTTCGGCGACCGCGCGCTGGTTCTCAATCCGCGAAACCTCAAGCTGCCGTTCTGGCTGTTCAACTTCGAGGAAATCGTCGACGTGCTGTTCGCGGGCCGCCCCGGCGTGCCCGAGGAGCTCGACATCCTCGCCGAGGTCATCCCGATCGCGAAGGGCGTCTACACCCAGTATCAGAACACCGATCGCCTCGGTTTGAAGCGCATCGATCCCAAGCAGGTCGGCTACACCGCTGATACCCCGGTGCCCTACCGCCTGGTCGACCTGATCTCGCTGATCGACGAGCGCATGGGCAAGCTCGAGAACCGCTCCTCGCGCATCGTCTATCACAAGCTGATCTCGCGCATCGAAGCGGTGCGCAACGACCCGCGCTACGCCTTCATGTTCGACAACGCCAATGTCGGCGGCGACACCATGGCCGAGGTGATCAGCCATCTGTTCCGCCTGCCCGCCAACGGCAAGCCGATGACGGTGATGCAGCTTGCCGGCTTCCCGGCGGAAGTCATCGATTCGGTCGTCTCGGTGCTCTGCCGCATGGCCTTCGACTTCGGCCTGTGGAGCGATGGCGTCTCGCCGCTGCTGTTCGTCTGCGAGGAAGCGCACCGCTATGCGTCCGCCGACCGCAATGTCGGCTTCGGGCCGACCCGCAAGGCGGTGTCGCGCATCGCCAAGGAAGGCCGCAAATACGGCGTCTATCTCGGCCTCATCACCCAGCGTCCGGCCGAGCTCGACGCCACCATCATCTCCCAGTGCAACACGCTGTTCACGATGCGTCTTGCCAACGACCGCGACCAGGCGCTGCTGCGCGCCGCGGTGTCGGATGCGGCCGCGAACCTGCTCTCCTTCGTCCCCTCGCTCGGCACCCGCGAGGTGCTGGCGTTCGGCGAAGGCGTCGCGCTGCCGACCCGCCTGCGCTTCAAGGAGGTGCCGCCGCACCAGTTGCCGCGCGGCGAAGCCACCATCAGCAGCGTGCCTTCCGTTACCTCCGGGCACGACATGCATTTCGTCAGCGCCGTGCTCGAACGCTGGCGCGGTGCGACCTCGCAGCGCGACGTGCCGAACGATCCGGTGTTCTCGGCACCGCCTGCGAAATCGTTCTCCAGTGTGGATGCCCCAATGCTGCAACCCTCGATGGGGCTCGATCCGGACCGCTTCTCGCTGTTGAAGAAGCCGCTGCGGTAA
- a CDS encoding ParB-like protein, with protein sequence MMTTREPRVHPVPILSLRPTQMTVGMREVKEKRKRWREHDKKKQADLLGKHMIPVVYGPDERYYVIDHHHLGRALHDEGIKDVLVTVVGDLRMVEREAFWGVMDNKRWVYPYDAKGERRHFRDLPKSVADLKDDPFRSLAGELRRMGGFAKDTTPFSEFLWADYLRRKLSRKAVDADFDKAIEKAMVAAKSKDAIYLPGWCGPAADD encoded by the coding sequence ATCATGACCACGCGCGAACCGAGAGTGCATCCCGTGCCGATCCTGTCACTGCGGCCGACGCAGATGACGGTCGGCATGCGCGAGGTCAAGGAGAAGCGCAAGCGCTGGCGCGAGCACGACAAGAAGAAGCAGGCCGATCTCCTCGGCAAGCACATGATCCCCGTGGTGTACGGGCCGGACGAGCGCTACTACGTCATCGACCACCACCATCTCGGCCGCGCACTGCATGACGAGGGCATCAAGGATGTGCTGGTAACGGTCGTTGGCGATCTCAGGATGGTCGAGCGCGAAGCCTTCTGGGGCGTGATGGACAACAAGCGCTGGGTCTATCCGTACGATGCCAAGGGCGAGCGGCGGCATTTCCGCGATCTGCCGAAATCGGTCGCCGACCTCAAGGACGATCCCTTCCGGAGCCTTGCCGGCGAGCTTCGCCGTATGGGCGGCTTCGCCAAGGACACCACGCCGTTTTCCGAATTCTTGTGGGCCGACTATTTGCGTCGAAAACTGTCGCGCAAGGCGGTGGATGCCGATTTTGACAAGGCGATCGAGAAAGCCATGGTCGCCGCCAAGAGCAAGGACGCAATCTATCTGCCCGGCTGGTGCGGGCCGGCGGCGGACGACTAG
- a CDS encoding MgtC/SapB family protein — protein MNELDWSDILLRLAVATLAGGAIGLDRDIHGKPIGPKTLGIVSLSTATVVLLAVQFTEPGKMSDAASRVIQGILTGIGFLGAGVIVRESHRFRVHGLTSAACAFLAACLGVACGAGQWKIVLIAFALAFILLTVGRPVERWLHRLFGGEDEAREGDKPH, from the coding sequence ATGAACGAGCTCGACTGGTCCGATATCCTCCTGCGCCTCGCGGTTGCGACGCTTGCCGGCGGCGCGATCGGACTGGACCGCGACATTCACGGCAAGCCGATCGGGCCGAAGACGCTTGGCATCGTCAGCCTTTCCACCGCCACCGTCGTGCTGCTGGCCGTGCAGTTCACGGAACCGGGCAAGATGTCGGACGCGGCAAGCCGCGTCATCCAGGGCATCCTCACCGGTATCGGCTTTCTCGGTGCCGGCGTCATCGTGCGCGAGAGCCACCGTTTCCGCGTCCACGGACTGACGAGCGCAGCCTGCGCGTTTCTCGCTGCGTGCCTCGGCGTCGCCTGCGGCGCCGGACAATGGAAGATCGTCCTGATCGCGTTCGCGCTCGCCTTCATACTGCTCACGGTCGGTCGTCCCGTCGAGCGTTGGCTGCACCGCCTGTTCGGTGGCGAGGACGAAGCGCGTGAGGGCGATAAGCCGCACTGA